A region of Fibrobacterota bacterium DNA encodes the following proteins:
- a CDS encoding alpha/beta fold hydrolase: MPVTGVIRGAEPFAFGEGPDGILFLHGWTSSPRELRFLAERIAPLGFRCEGPLLKGHGTNLADLAPTRFAEYLSDSEAAYSALASRHARVFVCGLSMGGLLSLHLARKFPVAGMLLIAPFLLPAGKTLGLPNRWLIGRVPLPATLAKGKDGPILDPEGRSGHIAYGGMPSASMVSVVVAARALPESLPLIKAPALVFHSVRDRTSDFRGSQLLIEKLGSEDKALVAFNNGNHVLTLDFPRAHLEAEALAWLDRRRTR, encoded by the coding sequence TTGCCGGTAACCGGGGTGATACGGGGGGCCGAGCCCTTCGCGTTCGGGGAAGGCCCGGACGGGATCCTGTTCTTGCACGGATGGACCTCTTCCCCGCGGGAATTGCGTTTCCTGGCGGAACGGATCGCCCCCCTGGGTTTCCGGTGCGAAGGGCCCCTGCTCAAGGGACACGGGACCAACCTCGCGGACCTGGCCCCGACGCGCTTCGCCGAATACCTGTCCGACAGCGAAGCCGCCTATTCCGCCCTCGCATCGCGCCATGCGCGCGTTTTCGTCTGCGGGCTTTCCATGGGCGGCCTGTTGTCCCTCCACCTGGCGCGCAAGTTCCCGGTCGCCGGCATGTTGCTGATCGCGCCCTTCCTGTTGCCCGCCGGGAAAACCTTGGGACTCCCCAACCGATGGCTCATCGGCCGCGTTCCCCTGCCCGCGACCTTAGCCAAAGGCAAGGACGGCCCCATCCTCGATCCCGAAGGACGGTCCGGGCATATCGCTTACGGCGGCATGCCTTCGGCCTCGATGGTGAGCGTGGTCGTGGCCGCGCGGGCATTGCCGGAATCGTTGCCTTTGATAAAAGCGCCCGCCCTGGTGTTCCACTCCGTCCGGGACCGCACGAGCGATTTCCGCGGCAGCCAATTGCTGATCGAAAAGCTGGGCAGCGAGGACAAGGCCTTGGTGGCGTTCAATAATGGGAACCACGTGCTCACCTTGGATTTTCCGCGGGCGCATCTGGAAGCCGAAGCCTTGGCTTGGTTGGATCGCCGCCGCACCCGTTAA
- a CDS encoding LOG family protein translates to MGKNGLSPFSFMNKEFLHNKDGRAIRILAEFLEPEYRFRQFGIDDTIVFFGSARILSRRAAQTKLRRLKQDPKAKPEELAKAGRDLEMSRYYEDAVELSRRLSEWNKSQEIAYAICSGGGPGIMEAANKGAHLAHAPSIGLNIHLPFEQHANPYISSHLNFEFHYFFVRKFWFVYMAKAIIMFPGGFGTLDEMMEVLTLVQTERITKKMVIVLYGSDFWSKVINFDTLVETGMVSPQDLGLFKICSTVEEAYAYVTGHLDTSANPAKSNGASPKAKRAAAKKSAAPRKKKTSGKG, encoded by the coding sequence ATGGGCAAGAACGGCTTGAGCCCTTTTTCCTTCATGAATAAGGAATTCCTGCATAACAAGGATGGCCGGGCCATCCGCATCCTGGCGGAATTCCTGGAGCCGGAATACCGGTTCCGGCAATTCGGGATCGACGACACCATCGTATTCTTCGGATCGGCCCGCATCCTCTCGCGCCGGGCCGCCCAGACCAAGCTCCGCCGCCTGAAGCAAGATCCCAAGGCCAAGCCGGAAGAGTTGGCCAAGGCCGGCCGGGACCTGGAGATGTCCCGCTACTATGAAGACGCGGTCGAGCTTTCCCGGCGCCTGTCAGAATGGAACAAGAGCCAGGAGATCGCCTACGCCATCTGTTCGGGAGGCGGCCCGGGCATCATGGAGGCCGCCAACAAGGGGGCCCACCTGGCGCATGCCCCGTCCATCGGCCTCAACATCCATCTTCCTTTCGAGCAACACGCCAATCCGTATATCTCCTCGCATCTCAATTTCGAATTCCATTACTTCTTCGTCCGCAAATTCTGGTTCGTGTACATGGCCAAGGCCATCATCATGTTCCCCGGCGGCTTCGGCACTTTGGACGAAATGATGGAAGTATTGACCCTAGTGCAAACCGAGCGCATCACCAAGAAGATGGTGATCGTGCTCTACGGTTCGGATTTCTGGTCCAAGGTGATCAATTTCGACACCCTGGTCGAGACGGGAATGGTCAGCCCCCAGGACCTGGGCCTGTTCAAGATTTGCTCCACCGTGGAAGAGGCCTATGCCTACGTGACCGGGCATCTCGATACCAGCGCGAACCCGGCGAAGTCGAACGGGGCGTCCCCTAAGGCGAAGCGGGCCGCGGCGAAAAAGAGCGCGGCGCCGCGGAAGAAAAAGACGAGCGGGAAAGGCTAG
- the flgB gene encoding flagellar basal body rod protein FlgB — MFLKETLFSRTSIAAVAKSLDACAMRGRAIAANLANVTTPGYQRIEVSFEDRLKKALDGAGLQGTADQTGHMPIGKPDLDQVRPIAYRSQDPTLPGEINNVDVDEEAAKMAENQILFSYGVKFIQERKGDISSAISGQPG, encoded by the coding sequence ATGTTCCTCAAGGAAACCTTGTTCTCAAGGACCTCCATAGCGGCGGTGGCGAAATCGTTGGATGCCTGCGCCATGCGCGGCCGCGCCATCGCGGCCAACCTGGCCAACGTCACCACGCCGGGTTACCAACGTATCGAGGTCTCTTTCGAGGATCGTTTGAAGAAGGCCCTGGACGGTGCCGGCCTGCAAGGGACGGCCGATCAGACGGGGCACATGCCCATAGGCAAGCCCGATCTGGATCAGGTCCGGCCGATCGCGTATCGATCCCAGGATCCCACCCTGCCGGGCGAGATCAACAACGTGGACGTGGATGAGGAAGCCGCCAAGATGGCCGAAAACCAGATCCTGTTCAGCTACGGGGTGAAATTCATCCAGGAACGCAAGGGCGACATCTCGAGCGCCATTTCCGGGCAGCCGGGATAG
- the flgC gene encoding flagellar basal body rod protein FlgC, translating to MDLFSGLSISASALRAQRVRQNVISSNLANAETTRTKEGGPYKRQFVILRENKTETDQRFVFGSDKMQGFTTHDNHIPIPAPGMPIDKDHVGSGVEVASIEQDQTPAKLVYDPSHPDANAQGYVAMPNVNVVQEMTDMITATRSYEASVTAMNSTKSMLMKALEI from the coding sequence ATCGATCTATTCTCGGGCCTCTCCATCAGCGCCAGCGCGCTGCGGGCGCAGCGGGTGCGGCAAAACGTCATCTCCAGCAATCTGGCCAACGCGGAAACCACGCGCACCAAGGAAGGCGGGCCTTACAAGCGGCAATTCGTCATCCTGCGCGAGAACAAGACGGAAACGGATCAACGATTCGTGTTCGGGTCGGACAAGATGCAAGGCTTCACCACCCATGACAACCATATCCCCATTCCCGCGCCGGGCATGCCCATCGACAAGGATCACGTGGGGAGCGGGGTGGAGGTGGCGTCCATCGAGCAGGATCAGACGCCTGCCAAGCTCGTGTATGATCCCAGCCACCCCGACGCCAACGCGCAGGGATACGTGGCCATGCCCAACGTGAACGTGGTGCAAGAGATGACGGACATGATTACGGCGACGCGATCCTATGAGGCGAGCGTGACGGCCATGAATTCGACCAAGTCCATGCTCATGAAGGCCCTGGAGATCTAA
- the fliE gene encoding flagellar hook-basal body complex protein FliE yields MADMNPIFNVGPNNVELNPGGQQPVIKPKEGGADFGAMFKGFLKDVNEMQQKADQSIQKMVTGEVKDVHQVMLAVGEAKVAFNLLLEIRNKTMDAYQEVMRMRG; encoded by the coding sequence ATGGCTGACATGAATCCCATCTTCAACGTAGGGCCGAACAACGTCGAGCTCAATCCCGGCGGGCAGCAGCCCGTCATTAAGCCGAAGGAAGGCGGCGCCGATTTCGGCGCCATGTTCAAGGGCTTCCTGAAGGACGTCAACGAGATGCAGCAGAAGGCCGACCAGTCCATCCAGAAGATGGTAACGGGCGAGGTCAAGGACGTGCATCAGGTGATGCTGGCCGTGGGCGAAGCCAAGGTGGCCTTCAACCTGTTGCTGGAAATCCGCAACAAGACCATGGACGCCTACCAGGAAGTCATGAGGATGCGGGGATAA